In a genomic window of Drosophila takahashii strain IR98-3 E-12201 chromosome 3L, DtakHiC1v2, whole genome shotgun sequence:
- the LOC108063168 gene encoding uncharacterized protein, whose product MKISLAGFCIITLVLVMCCFAVEAKAKAKAKKCKAPLRWSPKLKKCFKAKVNKPKKKPTMAAGATTAAVAAATAAPA is encoded by the coding sequence ATGAAGATCTCCCTGGCAGGCTTCTGCATCATCACGCTGGTGCTTGTGATGTGCTGCTTCGCCGTGGAagcaaaagccaaagccaaagcaaagAAGTGTAAGGCCCCTCTTAGGTGGAGCCCGAAGCTTAAGAAATGCTTTAAAGCGAAggtaaataaaccaaaaaagaaGCCAACTATGGCAGCAGGAGCCACCACGGCAGCTGTAGCGGCAGCAACTGCAGCTCCAGCGTAG
- the LOC108063159 gene encoding glucose-6-phosphate 1-dehydrogenase — MIPIDPHNEMAYSVVVFGASGGLAKQKVFPALWALYRENRLPQGTKIFTFCRTPLQTKAYRLQVLPFMELDKNRDPKKYNLFWTNVFCVQGEYDKPEHYVALAEAMIRQETKHNQVHANRIFYLALPPVVFDQVTLNASRKCSSSTGWTRIVVEKPFARDDVSYRVFQTSLCNSFRESQIYLMDHLLSRQVMQNFFALRYSNHLWGETLNNRHVAAVMISVKCALPVQASRADYFNHSGIIRDLMTNYMIQMLAMLAMDQPYANTADDLRVERLKVLRQVLTPNMGDVILAQYRNNRREADPAKCGYTEHSYIPKDSFTPTFALVVLHINSRRWSGVPFILRAGKALNDSKTEVRIQYKPVDCDSFHSDSADVRNELVLRSFPTEEVFMRMRLKRQGEDLCLRESEINLRVDDRGPKGIQGLPGFLLNVFHGDQTLFMRTDEQCEIWRIFSPILNSIDTDRPRPLHYDFGSRGPLLAYRKAERAGFVFFASDEWHQSEETLEYTVKRSKQLIGPYTALKPVREPRSKRTTKLSS; from the coding sequence ATGATTCCCATTGATCCCCACAATGAGATGGCTTATTCTGTCGTGGTCTTCGGAGCCTCAGGGGGTTTGGCCAAGCAGAAGGTATTTCCAGCGCTTTGGGCACTGTACCGGGAAAATCGACTGCCGCAGGGCACCAAGATATTCACTTTCTGCAGGACCCCGCTGCAGACGAAGGCCTACCGGTTGCAGGTGCTGCCCTTCATGGAGCTAGACAAGAATCGGGACCCGAAGAAGTACAACCTCTTCTGGACGAACGTGTTCTGTGTGCAGGGCGAGTACGACAAGCCGGAGCACTATGTGGCCCTCGCGGAGGCGATGATACGCCAGGAGACGAAGCACAACCAGGTGCATGCGAACCGGATCTTCTACTTGGCCCTGCCGCCAGTCGTCTTCGACCAGGTGACCCTCAATGCCAGCCGTAAGTGCAGCTCCTCCACGGGCTGGACCAGGATCGTGGTGGAGAAGCCGTTTGCCCGTGACGACGTCTCCTACCGGGTGTTCCAGACGTCGTTGTGCAACAGCTTCCGGGAGTCGCAGATCTACCTGATGGACCATCTCCTCAGTCGCCAGGTGATGCAGAACTTCTTCGCACTGCGCTACTCGAACCACCTGTGGGGCGAGACCCTGAACAACCGCCACGTGGCGGCGGTGATGATATCAGTGAAGTGCGCTCTCCCGGTGCAAGCGAGTCGGGCGGACTACTTCAACCACTCCGGCATCATTCGCGACTTGATGACCAACTACATGATCCAGATGCTGGCCATGCTGGCCATGGACCAGCCGTATGCGAACACCGCCGACGACCTGAGGGTCGAGCGGCTGAAGGTCCTTCGCCAGGTGCTTACCCCAAACATGGGCGACGTGATACTGGCCCAGTATCGCAACAACCGGCGGGAGGCGGACCCGGCAAAGTGCGGATACACGGAGCACAGCTACATCCCCAAGGACTCCTTCACTCCCACCTTCGCCCTGGTGGTGCTGCACATCAACAGCCGCCGCTGGTCCGGGGTGCCCTTCATCCTGCGGGCCGGAAAGGCCCTGAACGACAGCAAGACGGAGGTGCGCATCCAGTACAAGCCGGTGGACTGCGACTCGTTCCACAGCGACAGTGCGGACGTGAGGAACGAGTTGGTCCTGCGATCCTTCCCCACGGAAGAGGTCTTCATGCGGATGCGGCTGAAGCGGCAGGGCGAAGATCTCTGCTTGCGCGAGAGCGAGATTAACCTGCGGGTGGACGATCGGGGACCGAAGGGCATCCAAGGCCTGCCCGGGTTCCTGCTCAACGTCTTCCACGGCGACCAGACGCTCTTCATGCGCACCGACGAGCAGTGCGAGATCTGGCGGATATTCTCCCCGATCCTCAACTCAATCGACACGGATAGACCCCGTCCGCTGCACTACGACTTTGGCTCCCGGGGTCCCTTGCTGGCCTATCGCAAGGCGGAGCGGGCGGGCTTCGTCTTCTTTGCCTCGGACGAGTGGCACCAGAGCGAGGAGACGCTGGAGTACACGGTCAAGCGGAGCAAGCAGCTCATCGGGCCCTACACCGCCCTCAAGCCGGTCAGGGAGCCTCGCTCCAAAAGGACCACGAAGCTTAGCTCCTAG